A window of Aptenodytes patagonicus chromosome 1, bAptPat1.pri.cur, whole genome shotgun sequence genomic DNA:
CCTGTCTCGATGTGCCTCCAAACGGGCTcatggtggggggtgggggtggtggtggctgcaggGTGGTTCCCATGTTGCAATGGTCACTGCCGTCCTACCCGTAGGGCTTTCCTGCCTGTAGAtgctggggtgagccctgtgAACTGGGGTGGGTGACAGCATGGTGTGAGCCATCTGCCCTGGGGTGGAGCTGCTGTGTTAGTTCTAACATCTGTGGTGATGATCCCACTCAGGTGCTGGCTGCCTGTGGAGTGTCCATGTGTTcaaacacagctggaaaaaaagactCCCATTTACATGGGTCATTCTGGCAGCAGGCTTGACTGTTGAGGGGGACCCATGTGTATGTGCCATTCCTTCAAAGGTACTGTGCCTCTAGGGTTGTTCtgatttgcttttcatctttgcaGCCACAAGGATGATCTGTCTCAAGCCTGGCTGCCCAGGAAAGCAGTTTGTTAAGCACTgagtccctccctgcctttcagTCTGCTCTTGTGCCCTGGTCCCCTGAGACCCTTGGGATCCCACTGCCACCCAATTTGGTCAAACAGGGGGAGGGTCAACCCCGACTGTGAGAAGATGGACCCGTGGTGGAGGTGGGTAACTGCCCTTGTCACCTTCCCTCCCGTGCAAGGCTGCAGCAGTAGCTGCAGACACTGAAGAGCCCAGCTGGGAGTTGGCACTGACAAACACCCCCTCAGGGTCCCACGGGACTTCCTGGCACGTGGGTCAGCCCTTTCCTGATGTCTCCAAGCCATCTTGTTGCAGCCACCAGCCAGGAAGGGCTGAACACCCCGTCTCCAACCATTCAGAGCATGCACAACCCATGGGGACAGCCTGAAGCAGTTGCAAGGGATAAAACCCACACGCTCGCACCTTCTCCCTCCATCACACACGCTCTCCTCTCTACCCCAGGAAAGCTTCAGTGAGAGAGGACCACCACCCCACCACAAGGGATGGGGTGGTTGCAAGGGGGGAGCAGCCATCGCTTGTGTGGATGCAGCTAAACAGACCTTACCCTGTCCCAACCTGCAGTCTTCATATAGTTTAATTTACTTTGGAGATGCACTGAAGTAAGTTAAAGACCTCATCACCTCTGGGAGAGAGTGGGCTTTAGGATGGCTTCATTAGTCTACTTTGACATCGCATCTTTCCCTAACCTATGGTCCCTTCCCCAAGTACCTGAACCACAGGTTCCCAGTGATTTTGGCAATAGCAGGGCTTCCGTTTTGTCCGGAAGACCAGCAATTCGTGGAGGTGATCGGGGCACCAGGTCCTTGTGTCAGAGGGGTGCACCAGGCCTTGATTTCTGGGGTACCAGTTTTGCCCTACCtttggggctgggggatgccagACCCATGACAGAGCAATGACCTTTCCACATGTTTCATGTTCCCCAGCTGATCTCCTCTGAGCAGGTGACAACCGAGTCCAAAATGCTACCAGAGGCATTTCCaggggctcccccagccctttTAAAGTGCTCCTCAACCCCAAGGGGATGTGATGCCAGGGCACAGGGTGGACACATCCCGCTTCCTGAGTGCTCACACACCTTTCATCAAGCACCTGTTGGCTAGGTCTGCACCCAAAGCTCCCTCACCCAGACCAACAAAATCAGGGGAGGGGAGTCCCCAACCCGCTCTGAAGCATGCACGGCTGTCGGCGGTCTGAGCCAAACAGGGTCTGAGGGTCTCCTGAGCTTTCTGCAAGGACCACGGAGGGACCCTCCATCAGAGATGTGACTCCTTTGGGTGTCTCAGCCCTGGATCACACGGAGCAACCCCTCTTCCCAGCAGGGAgatctccatccccatcctctTTGTAGCACAAAGCACTTTTGCTTGCAAACCAGCACCGTGGGGCATCACAGGAGACCTCTCTCTGACCACACCAGGACCAGAGCGGTCCTGGGACCCCAGACTGGTGGGGGTTCCTGCCCGGCTGCTGTCTTGGGGCAATCTGAGTTAATTCTGCTGGACCCCAGTGGCTTTGGGGagttggaggggtttttttccaagacacGCATTATCCTTAGCTCCCCCTTCAAATGCTGCACCTGGGACCATGCTACCACATCCTGGAAGACGTTCCCCAAAATTTCAACCTTACAGGGGTTTCCCTGCCTGCGTGGGAGGAGAAAAGCCCCCAGGGATGGGAAACCAGGCAGAGGGCAGAGCAGTGTGAGCGGGGCAAGCCTGTCCCTGCTGACCATGGGGGTTATGAGCACTGTCCTGGGGCAAAACCCTAACAAGGTGCTGCACCAGCCCCGCTCTTCAAATGGAAACACATTAACTGGGAGAACACCGTTAACCAGCGCTGAAAACCCCAGCGGGCATCCTTAGGGGGCATaaaaagctttgcatttcaaCTATCCTTGCGCCAAGTGCCTGGCTACCCGGAGGAGCGGGGGAAGAGCGTGTCTGCATGATCCTGCAAAGTCCCGGCGTTGGCGACAGCCCTGTGTTTGGGTGACTCTCGCCAGGCCGTCGGGTTCAGGTGTCTTTTTCCCCACacaccttttttcctcctgaatggGGAGAGGCACCGCAGCCCCGTGACATTGCCAGCTCCCTCTGATTTCACTTTAATGAAATCATGCCCAAATGAAGGCCCCACGTCTGGAGTTACGACTCAAACCCCGTGATCgctcatttttatatatacacaaggGAGGGGAAAAGCGTTTCCATAGAGAGAAAAACTATCACAGCCCTCTTAATAACAATAGAAGAAAAGCGAGGGTGCAGAAGTTCAGGGGAACGCGCCTGATGCCTCTCTCCTCGGAGTGAGACCGCAGCAACCCCTTCCCCTCCCGAGCACCGAGGACTACCAGGTGAGTGCCTGGATTTCATTTATTAACCAGCAGCCGGCTTCATTTGCACAGactttaaatatttcagtgctttccTTGGGAGAGCAGGTCCCACGTTCCTCTGCAAGAAAAAAccagaaggcaggagagggaaaagcagTCCAAGATACTGTGCTAAGAgactccccccaccctccctcctcAGCAAAGAAATCTCTTTTCCACTAGTATAACCATCCTGGAGGCAGCTCACGCTGGGCAGCATGGGCAGGGTTTGGAAATCTTGGGAAACGGAGAAGCGGGGAGACAACTCAGTGCTGTGGTTaaaggggtggggaggagaggagggcacAGCCCCATCCCCACAGGGTTAGCTTGAATTTCGGAGCCCTGGGAAGCAGCATTGTCAGGAGAGGTTCACGAGGGAAGTGGAGGCGGCATCAGACAGCAGAAGTTTAAAAAGTTTACAGGTCTCATCCACGGTGTTATTTTAGTCCCGACTTACTTTTTGACGGGGAAAAAATTAACTTAATCCGATGCCTTTGCTGCCGAGGAGCCCGTGATAACCAGCAAATAGCTTTGTCCCCAGTTTGCCGGAGCTGCCTTGTCGGAGCCATTTACTCTTCTCTTTTAAAGCCAAGAGGCAGATCTTCAGCTCATAGAAATGGTCCTGCCGTGGCTGTCGGCACCATCTCAATATAATGCCTGTAAATTGCTCATGGGCACCCTGGCAATTTCCACCTGCAGGAACAGCACCCGCAGGTCCCCCTCCGGCAGCGGCAGATTTAACTCTGACCTCCTCAGATCCACCgcaggttgtttttcttcttttcctgctttttttgcaGGGGGAGGAAAACCCCATTCCAGCTTGCTTTCTGGACCAAAAAAACTTTCTGGCATGCCGGGGCACAAAACCcccatgcaaaaaagaaaaaaaaaaagaaaacccaaaatatCAGCTTTTGCTGCCCGCCAGCACAGCCGGACGCTGCAGGTTCTTTGCTGCTTTgccttgatttttgctttttttgccagGATATTCACCCCACAGCCGAGGACCGGGAAACCAGGTGCTGGGTGCAGATATGTTTCAGCCGCGTTTCCCCCTTGCTCTGGCTTTCCCCTCGCTCGGCCGAGGTCTCCAAAGACTTTTGCTAAGTGGAAAAAGCCCGAGCCGGCCACGGGGCCAAGCCACCCATTTCAGACAGTTGTGAAAGAGCTGTCGGGGAGAGGCGAGGTGGAGACGCTGCTCTGCGCCTCCGGAGAGGGCAGCGGCAGCTCAACCCAGCTCAGGTCTCTCCCAGCAGCCGTGCCGGCTCTGCAAGGGCTTTTGGAGACGTTCCCATTCTCCATCCAGCCGCTCGGGGTCACGCAGtgtccccaggagagcaggggctgcaggcaggggcaagAAATTTAGCAGTATCTAAATTCATAGCCCAAGCCCCCTGTCCTCCTAGCAGGGGCTGCAAGGagtttgctgggggggggggatgcttcATCTGGGGCTGAAACGCAGTTGGAAAGGGAGAGGCTTTGGCGTGGGGGAAAGATCTTCGTCCTGTTAAGCTTCTGCAAGCAAAAACTCAGTCCCGGGATTTAAACATCTGATTTGGGGCTGAAGGAAAGAGAGTTTGGGGCCCCCTAATAGCCCTCGCATGAGGGCTGGGTGCCGGGAAGGGTTTTCCTCCCCATTCCTACAGCAACAGCTTTGCCGGTGCTGCCTGGGTCCTGCCACGGCTGCCGCGCGTCCTTCCTCTCTCATATGGACGCAGGGTAAAGTTAAGGGCATGGCTGTTGCCTGGGGGAGCTCTGTGGGGTTTTGTGCAGGGGCGAGTGAGGCAAAGAAGTGGAAATCGAGCGGCTCCCTCAAATCCTGCCTGTACGACCTGCCCCCATCTCCCCCTCCGAGGGATGGcaaagggcagagctgaggggaTAAACCTGCCCCAGTCTCCCTCCCCCCGCAGGACAGCgaagggcagagttaaggtgaCAGCAGGTTCACAGACTCGGGATCAGTGGCAGTAGAGCAGGTCCAGGGTGACAGCTCCTGGGGACAATTGATCTGATTTGGTTTTGGATCAGTCTGAGGACATCTCCCCGACCCAGCAGCCCCCCCGTGCAGCAAGGCACAGCCTCCCTTCCCGGTGGTAGCCCCAAGACACAGACGTCCACAGagagtcacaggagccatcctgCTCCGCGAGAGCTTCCCAGGGGCTTCCCCCAGCCTCCTTGGCCCCTCCACACTCCCGTCCCCACGGGAAATAACTGAGCAGCTCACAGCCCCAAACCACCGGTGAaaccccagccccaggcagggtcCCGCACCTCTGGGGACTCTCCCCCAGCTAAGGCTTGCCATGCGATGTGCTTGCCACAAGATGGGGCCCCAAGTTTGGGAATGCCAGCACGCCTCCAGGCACTTGGAGGGGCCCTGTGACCTCGGGGCTGGCCCCGGGGACACTTGTCTGACCGCGATATGGGCAAAGACCCCCACCAGGACAACCCTTGTGGCCTTTTAGGTGGCCTTTTTGAGCAGTCGGGTAGGTATATGGGGAGATGGGTCGCTTCCTGGAGAGACAGGACTCAGAGACGGGGACGTTTTGCAGAGCAGGAGGATTATCCCGAGGTTTTCAGACTCCCGCAACCCAAAAGCGACCATATTTCAAGCAGGGAGTGATGCTGCTGTGCTGTGATCTTGGAGGTGCCCCCaggtccccaggcagggctgtccATGGGGGGGGAATGCGCCCTCAAATGTGCCATCAGATGGGGCAGCCTGTCCTGCACCCAGGATGGAGGGGGGTCCTGGTGATGGAGCCATGGGGCAACCCCGGAGCACCCCAGGCCAAGGCTGGAGAGGTGACATGGGGCCATCACGAtggggactgggactgggacctACCCAACTCGCCAAGCCCTTTTTGGACCTGGTGGGGTGAGACGGGCAATTGCCAACTTCAGAGAGCAGAGAAACATCTCTGGTGGCTTCAGGCTGACCAGAGAGGAGCTGAAAGGAAAACCCACCTTTAGAGCAGCTGGTGGCACACCCGGTTGCTCTGTGGAGGTGTTAGCAAGGTGGGGAGGGCTGCATGGGGACTGCAAGGAGATTGCCCCAGGCAGGGGGCGCGGCAGAAAccagctctcctgcagcaggCATTTGTGTTTCGGCAAAGGGATGGCCAAATCCTCCCCTCCATGGAGGCTGCAGCCTTGCAAAGCACCTTGGACATCCCACCTCccacccagcaccccaaaaccaaGGGCTGGGGGGGTGCACCTTGGAGGAGGAGGCCCCAAGGCAACTCATTCCCACCTGCCCTAACCATTAGATGGGACCTGGGGGGGACGCGGGAGGTGAACCCAGGTCCATGGGATGTGGAACGACGGGGGGATGATGGTgctctgccccaggccccgcgGGAAGCTCATGCCCATCTCTGCCCTCCCCTCGCTCTCTCCACCGGGCAGGCCACCACAATGCCCCGCACCACgctgctgctcctcctcgccCTCCTCTGCGCCGCCGAGACCGGACGGGCTCTCCGCCTCTACAACACCGCCTCCATCTTCAGCTGCCTCAACGCGGCCCTCGCTGAAGCCCGGAAGAGCCGCCCGGAGGAAAACGCCATCTTGGACAAGCGCGGCTTCGACTCCCCATCGCTGGAGGAGGCgtccgaggaggaggaggaggagggggaggacgcgGTGGATGAAGAGGTGGGGAAAAGGACATTCCCGGCAGAATGCCATTACAAATACGTCTCTCAAGCACAGGTGAAGGGGAAGACATACCAAAACCGGGCCAAGAGCGACCGCCGCACCAAGGTCACCCTCTCCCTCGATGTCCCCACCAACATCATGAACATCCTCTTCAACATCGCCAAAGCCAAGAACTTGCGGGCGAAGGCCGCGGCCAACGCGCACCTCATGGCCCAAATTGGGCGGCGGAAGTGACCCcccgtggggcgggggggacttggagcagggctggctgcgtGGGGCCACCACCCGGCCCCAGCCTGCCGGCCAGAGGGGACTGACAGCCACGTATGATATCAGTGTTGTATAGTTCTGACCCACAGAGCCACCTAACTTTCatatctcttcttcctccttctccccttcccgatCTCCTCCGTCCCTCCTCCTCGACATTTCCTTGCGCGGGGAAGAGGCTCGTGTCCGCAGCAGGGCAAGGGGACGTGTCGCCTCAGGAAGGTCCCTAATTAAAGCTATGATCTCTTGAGTTTCCAATGCTCTCTTCTCCCATC
This region includes:
- the UCN3 gene encoding urocortin-3: MPRTTLLLLLALLCAAETGRALRLYNTASIFSCLNAALAEARKSRPEENAILDKRGFDSPSLEEASEEEEEEGEDAVDEEVGKRTFPAECHYKYVSQAQVKGKTYQNRAKSDRRTKVTLSLDVPTNIMNILFNIAKAKNLRAKAAANAHLMAQIGRRK